The genomic stretch TCGGCTTCGGCCTCGTCGAACACATCGCTGGCCTCTCGCAGTACCTCACGCGACCGGCGAACCTCCCCGACGAGGTGGGGACCGCGATTCTCACGACCGCGGCATCGACGACGGCGGGGTACGGGATGCTCGCCGAGTTCCGCGAGTCGGGCCTGCTCGACGACCGCGCGACGCTCGTCGCCGTCACCATCAACACGTTCTTCGGCTTCGTCCAGCACATCTTCACGTTCTACGTTCCCGTCCTGATTCCCATCCTCGGGTTCGAGGTCGGCGTGCTGTACGTCGGGTCTCGAGCGCTCGTCGCGCTCGGCATCACGCTCGCGGGCGTCGCCGCCGGTGCCCTGTTGCTCGGCGGCGACAACGTCGACTCGTCGGCGACGGCCGCGACCGACGGTGGACCGATAGCCGACGAGGGACCCGAGACGCGCCGCGAGGTCGTCGAACACGCCTGGGAGCGAACGCTTCCCAAACTCCGGCGTATCGTGCCCCGTCTGGCGGTCGTCTACACGCTCGTCGTCGTCCTCACCCGCACCTACGACCTCACCGCGCTCACCAGCGTCGCCGACCCGCTCGCGACCGTCGTGGGGCTCCCCGGTGCCGCCGTGCCGGTCATCGCCGTCTTCGCGCTCGACACGACGGCGGGTGCGGCGACCATCGCCCCGCTCGTCGGTGTCGAGTTCACCGCGCGGCAGGCGGTGGCGACGATGCTCATCGGCGGTATCGTCTCGTTCGCCGTCTCGACGTTCAAGCGCTCGATTCCCTTCCAGTACGGCATCTGGGGCCCCGCCTTCGGGTCGAAGGTCATCGCGGTGAACACGGCGTTCAAAGTGGTGTTCATCGGCCTCGTCGTGACCGCACTGTTGACGGTCTGACCGTTTCGCCGCTAGTACATCTCCCCACCCAGAGGAACCGCTTCGTCGGGCGTCACCAGCACGGCCGTGCCGTCGCCACCGGACACCCCGACCGTGAGCGTCTCGGACGCGAAGCCGGCGCTGTTGACGACGCCCGGGTCGCCCGCGAGTTTCACGACTTCGGACGTTTGGGCTCCATGCCTCGGGGAACGACGCTGTGGACAGTCCCTCCCCAACGGCGATGGCGACGTCGAACGGACCGGCCCCTCTCTCCGGTCGCCACCGCATACAACCGGAGTAAGATACTCAACCCTCCCCCGCGCACATCCGTGCATGACAGACAGTCGACGATACGAGTTCGAGGGGACGACGCCGACCATCGCCGACTCGGCGAGCGTGGCACGAGACGCGACGCTCGTCGGCGACGTCCGGGTCGGTCCCGATTCGAGTATCTGGCCCGGCGTCGTCCTCCGCGGCGACATCGGCCCGGTCATCGTCGGTGGGGAGTCGCACGTCGGCGACAACGCCGTGCTCCACGCGGCTCGCCTCGGCGACCGGGTGATGGTCGGTCACGGTGCCGTGTTGAACGAGACGACGGTGGGCGACGGGTCGATGATCGGGTTCAACTCCACCGTCTCGGACACCCACATCGGCGAGGGGAGTATCGTCGCCGTGGGCACCGTCATCCCCGAGGGCCTCGACATCCCGGCCGAGTCGTTCGCACGGGGGGCACCGGCGACGGTGACGCCACTCTCGGAGACGACGTTCGACGTCGAGGAAGCGTTCGAGGCCTACTCTTCAGGAGACTACTCGGATCTGGCGAGTCGACACACCGACCTGTTCGACTGACGTTACTCGTCCGGACGAACCGGCTTCCCGCCCTCCGTCGGCGGCGCGATGGCGTCGATGTACGCCTCGACGGAGGGTGAGCGAACCCGCACCTGCACTTCGATGTCACCGAGTTCGTCGGGGTTCCCAACGGAGAAGTTGACGACCCCCTTGAACGCCGCCTGTTTCTTCAGCGCGAAGGAGAAGCCCTCGTCGTCGGCGCGACGGAAGAACTCCCGCCGCGCCGAGTCGAGTATCTCCTGCTCGTGGAGGCGCTCGGAGAAGCGCTCCAGCGAGTGCGTCTCGGCGACGACCTGCCCGGCCTCGTGTTCGAGGTCGGCGTTCGGGAAGAGGTTCGCCACGGCGTCGGCGACCCGGTCAGACACCTCGGTGTCACGGACCGGGGCGACGACGCGCGCGTCGATGCTGTACACGTCGGTCATCGGTGTTCCTCCTCCGGTGCGGGGATGTCGAGGACGCGGCGGACACGGGTCCGAAAGGCCTCCAGCGAGTCGGTGTTGTTGATGACGACGTCCGCACGGCTCATCGCCTCGTCCATACCGAACTCGAGTTCGCGCTGTTCGCGTTCGAGCAGCGCGTCGCGGTCCTCGTCGGTCAGGTCTCGGCCCCGTTCGGCCAGGCGGGCGGCGCGAACCTCGAACGGCGCTTCGACGCTCACGAGCGTGAAGTCGTCGCCGAACGCCTCCTCGAAGGCGTCGACTTCGACGCCCGACCGGAGACCGTCGACGACGACCATCTCGCTCTCGTTCAGGTACTCCTTGACCATCGGGAGCGACCGCCTGGCGATGGCCGCGGGGCCGTCCTCTTCGCGGAGCGCGCGGGCGACCGTCCCGTGTTCTTCGGGTGGCAGTCCGCGCGCTTCTGTCTCGGCTCTGACGACGTCGCCCATGGTCACAACGGGGATATCCGCCCGCTCCGCCACGGCCGCGGCCTCGCCCTTGCCGCTCCCGGGGAGTCCGACGGTCCCGATGACTCTCATATGCGCCCGTACCCGCCCACGTCATTTCACTCCGTCGGGTTCCCGCAGCCACCACGGTGTCGCGACCCGCTCACACCCGCCTCGAACCGCCGCGTGGAGACGGTCGTGAACCCCGTTTTATACGCGTCGGCCGCGTATCAGTCACTATGCCTCAACGGTCGCTCCTCGTCCGCGCCCTCTGGTTCGTCTTCGTCGGCTGGTGGGCGACGCCCGCCGTCGTCAACATCGCGTGGCTGCTCAACGCCACCATCGTTCTCCTTCCGCTCGGTATCAAACTCATCAACCTCGTTCCCACCGTGCTCACCCTCCGCGAACCGCGGTCGGTCATGGACCCCGACGCGCCGGGGCAGGGGCAGCGCTCGCTCGCAGTCCGGGCGGTGTACTTCGTCGTCGTCGGCTGGTGGCTCTCGTGGCTCTGGGCCAACGTCGCCGCGTTCCTGGCGGTGACGATTATCGGGCTGCCGGTGGCGCTCTGGATGTTCAACCGACTGCCGTACGTGACGTCGCTGTACCGGTTCGACGGGTGATTACTTTCGCTCTACGGGTTTATTTCACATACTGTTCACCACTTGCGGGCGCATGGACTCTGTATTTGATCCTAAATCGAAAGGAGAACGCATTGAGGCTGTTATACTTGCAGAACTCGTCCACAGAGGACTAACTGTACTGACTCCATTTGGCGAAAACCACCGATACGATTTCGTAATCGAAACAAGCCAAGGCTTCAATAGGCTCCAGTGCAAGTCCGCTCGCGACGAAGGAGAAGTTATCCGATTTAGCACTAGAAGCACTCGGCCAAGAGCTAACGGATACGATACTGCTGATTACGACCGAGACATCGATTATTTTATCACGACTGTTGGACTTGGGTCGGATGTGTATCTCGTTCCTATCGAGGACGCCTCGAAGAACGAGATGGTGCTTCGCAAAGAGCCACCAGCAAACAACCAGTCAAAGGGTATAAACTGGGCTGATGAATATCGGCTGGATGCGCACATTGACCGGCTTCGAGGGCACGTAGCTCAGCCTGGATAGAGCGTCGGACTTCTATCTCCGTCGGTACTCCGTCGGAGGAAGACATCCGATGGTCGTGGGTTCAAATCCCATCGTGCTCGTCACTTCTCCGCGAACGACAGCGAGTAGTAGTGACGAGTCCACGTGGGAGTTGAATCAGGGAGCGGGCGGTGAGCGAGCGAACGGGGGTCGCGTGTACAGAGGGCGATGGGTCCGCGCCCGCGCTCGCGTCTCGACGCCGACTACCCGTCCGCCGCCGGGAGTCGCACCGTGAGCATCGACGCCCCGTCCCCGTCGGCCAACTGGACGTCACCCCCGAGGCGAGTGACCACCCACTCGACGAGCCACGTGTTGAGTCCCGAAGCGTGTTCCAGCGGCGTCTCGCGCCCCGTTCTGACCGGGGTCCACTCGTTCGTCACCGTCTCCTCGAGACGGAACCGCAGTTCGACCTCGTCCTCCGTGTTCCGAATCGTCACCGTCGGGCCCGCCCGGTCGTCCGCGGAGCCGACCGCCGCATCGAGGAGTTCTCGGAGGGCGACGGCGAGCGTCGCGTCGGCGGCGACCGGGGCGGTGTCGGGGCCGTCGATGTCGAGCCCGTGCACCCCATCGTCGACGACCCGCGTCCACTGCTGGTCGAGGAGTTCTCGGAGGTCGACGACCCACCGGTCGGCTTCGGCGGGTTCGAGCGTGAACTCCGCGTCCGTCGCTCGCTCGCTGAGGTCGTGGAGTTCCGTCGTCGCTCGCTGGATCGCTTCGGCCGAAGCCACGCCTCTGTCGTCGCCTCGTTCGGACAGTCGCCTGCACAGTTCGTCCGCGTGGCCCGCGATGACGTTCAGCTCGTTCCGAAGGTTGTGCCGGAGGACGCGGTGGAGTACTTGCAGTACCTGCTGTTGAATCCGCTCGTCGGTCACGTCCTCCTGGATGGCGACGAACCCATCGACACGGTCCTCGTCGTAGATGGGCGCGATGGTCTGTCTGGCGTGGTAGAGTTCGCCGTTCGCTCGGCGGTCGACGATGGCCTCCCGCCACACCTCGCCCCCGTTGATGGTTCGGTACATCTCGTCGTAGTAGGCGTCGGACATCCGCCCCGAGTTGAGGAGGATGGGTTTCTCTCCGATCACCTCCGTGACGGAGTGTCCGGTAATCCGCTCGAACGACGGGTTGGCGTAGGTGATGGTTCCCGTGACGTCGGTGACGTAGATCGCCGGGGCAGCGTGTTCGACGGCCCGTGAGAGGTGTCTGACCTCTCGCTCGCGACGCTCTCGCTCGGTCACGTCGAGGAGGACGCCGGCGATGGCCACACCGCCGTCGACCCTGACGCCGCTCCCGCTGGTTTCGACCTCGATTCGCGTCCCATCGGCGCACAACCCGCTGAAGACGTAGTGTGCCCGCTCTCGATGTCCCTGTTCTCGGACCTCGAGGTACCGACGGACCCTGCTGCGGTCCTCGGGCGCGACGAACGACATGACGGGCCGCCCTTCCATGGCCGCCGGCGTCGTCCGGAAGACGTCGGCCAGCCGGGGGCTGACGTAGCTGAACGCCCGGTCCTCGATGACGTATATCCCGACGATGTTCTGTTCGACGAGTCGCTGGTACCAGCGGCTGTGGAGTGTGTTCCCGTCGTCGAGCGGGACTCGCTCGGTGGCTCTGTTTCTCGCTTCGACGCCGCGGTTCCCGTCGACGAGCGCGTCGACGCTCCGTGCGAGTAGTTCGTCCGCGAGGGCGTCCGACGTCCGGGGCCGAACGTCGGCCACGTCGTACGCCGCGACGGCCTCGCTGACCGCCGCGAGGTCGGCGTCGGTGAACAGCACGACAGGAACCGACGGCCGCCGCGCTCTGAGCGCCGCGAGAAACGAGTCGCCCGAGTCGCTCGCCTCGTCCGTGTCCGTCCACGGGGCGACGACGCAGACGACCGCATCGTCTTCGACCGCCGAGAGCGCCACCGCATTCGCCTCCCTGGTCGAGACGGAGACGCCCGGCAGCGCCCGCTCGACGGCACGTCCCGCTCGCACCGTCCGCGCGTCGTCACCCACGAACAGGACGACCGAGTCGCGGTCCGGGTCGTTCACGGCCGTCCTCCACGTCTCACGTAGACGAGGCTGTCGGTCTCACGCCCCGGCGACCGTCGAGACGACTTCATGCACCCGACACCCGTCCCCGACATATACGTCTATCTCCGGGAGATTCGACGGTGAGAATCCGGGCACGCGGTCTCTTCAGTGCCTCGCGGGTGCTGTTGTTCGCGGTCGGCAAAAGAACGGAGCAGTGTCGGTCGAACGGCGGTGCAACGGGTCAGGGGGATGGGTGAGTGAGTCCACCCGAGGGGCTCACTCTCGCGGGTGGCGTACTGCGCTCACGGGGAGCGAGGCTCCCCGTTCGCTTCGAGGCTTCCCTTCGGTCAGCCTCGCTCGCTCCCCGCTCGTTCCAGAGGTTCTTACAGAACCTCGCTTACATCGCGCCGCCCATACCGCCCATGCCGCCCATGCCGCCCATGCCGCCCATGCCACCGCCGCCCGGCGGCATCTCGTCGTCGCCGTCGTCGTCGGTGGAGCCACCCTTGAGGTCGCCCGCGGCGATGACGTCGTCGATGCGGAGGATCATGACGGCCGCCTCGGTGGCCGACTCGATGGCCTGCGTCTTGACGCGGAGCGGCTCGACGACGCCCTCGGCCTCCATGTCGATGACCTCGCCCGTGTAGGCGTCGAGACCAGCGGAGAACTGGCCGGCGTCGTGCTTCGAGCGCAGGTCGACGAGCGAGTCGATGGGGTCGAGCCCGGCGTTCTCGGCGAGCGTGCGCGGGACGATGTCGAGCGCGTCGGCGAACGCCTCGATGGCGAGCTGCTCGCGGCCGCCGACGGAGCCAGCGAAGTCGCGCAGCTGCAGCGAGAGCTCGGTCTCGGGGGCACCGCCACCGGGCAGGACCTTCCCGTCCTCGAGGGTCGTGCGGACGACACCGAGGGAGTCCTCGATGGCGCGCTCGACCTCGTCGACGACGTGCTCGGTCCCACCGCGGAGGACGAGCGTCACGGACTTGGCGTCCTCGACGTCCTCGACGAAGAGGCGCTCGTCGCCGCCGATGTCCTTCTGGGCGATGGAGCCGGCGAAGCCGATGTCGTCCTCGTCGAGGTCGTCGACGCTGCCGACGACCTTGCCGCCCGTCGAGCGGGCGATGCGCTTGAGGTCCGAGGACTTCACGCGACGGGCGGCGATGATGCCGGCCTTCGCGAGGTAGTGCTGGGCCATGTCGTCGATGCCGTCACCGACGAAGACGGCGTCGACGCCGGCGTCGACGAGCTTGTCGACCATCTGCTTCAGCTCTTCTTCCTCGCGGTCGAGGAACTGCTGAAGCTGGTCGGGGTCCGTGACGTTGACCTCGGCGTCGATCTCCGTCTCGCGCACCTCGAGCGCCCCGTCGATGACCGCCACGTTGGCGTCCTCGACCATGTAGGGCATGTTCTCGTCGACGCGCTCCTTGTCGACGACGACGCCCTCGATGAGCTCGGAGTTGTCGATGGAGCCACCGACGACCTTCTCGACGCTGACGTTGTCCGTGTCGATGCTGTCCTCGTCCTGGACTGCGAGGACCGCGTCGACGACGAGTTCGGCGAGGAGGTCCTTCGCGGACTCCGCGCCCTTGCCCGTCATCGCCGTCGAGGCGATCTTGATGAGCGTCTCGCGGTCGTCCGCGGAGACATCGATTGCGTTGTCCTCCAGCACTTCCTTGGCCTTCTCGGCGGCCTGTCGGAAGCCCTGCGCGATGGTGGTGGCGTGGACGTCCTGCTCGATGAGTTCCTCGGCCTGGTCGAGGAGTTCACCGGCGATGACGACGGCCGTCGTGGTGCCGTCGCCGACCTCGTCTTCCTGGGTCTCGGAGACCTCGACGATCATGTTGGCCGCGGGGTGGTCGATGTCCATCTCCTTGAGGATGGTGACGCCGTCGTTCGTGACGACGACTCCACCCGAGGAGTCGACGAGCATCTTGTCCATCCCTTTCGGGCCGAGCGTCGTGCGTACGGACTCGGCCACGGCCTTGCCGGCCGTGATGTTCATCGACTGCGCATCTTTCCCCTGTGTGCGCTGGGAGTCTTCGCCGAGAATGATCATCGGCTGTCCCTGCTGCATGCGCTGACTCATAGTACACCAGCGGATTGTTTGTGATTCTATATAAACGTTTCGTTAGTGGTGCTGCCGAATCGCCACACGGGGACGAGATGTGTCACGTGAAGTGTTAGCATGCTACGGCCGTTTTTATACGAACCGCTCGCGGCTCGAATCGAGTGACTGCCGTCCGAGACGGGGGTGACCGTCGAGTCGCCGTCCTCGCTCTCATCGACGTGTAACGGGCCGAAGAAGCCGGTTCCCGAGTGACACACCGACCCACCTCGGCCGGCGGTCCCGGACTCGACGCCGCTTACGACTTGACGTCGAACCCGCGGGTGAGTTCGTTGTGCTTCCGTTCGAGGAAAGAGTAGACGGCCCCGTGGGGAGCCCCGTCGAGGATCATCTTCGTCGCCCGGCGAACGGCCTCGACCTCTTCGGGTTGGCCGATGATACCCAGTGTGGAGCCGTAGATGACGACCTCCGCGCCGGTGAGTTCCTCCATCAGCTCCCTCGTCCGCCCGTTCTCGCCGATGAGCCGGCCCTTCTGGCGCTGGAGGTCGTTCTTGTTTCTGGTGTACTCTGCGAGGTCGATGAGTTCGAACATGCGCAGGTCGTCGTCGAGAAGCGACAGCGCGGCGTCGGGCTTGAACCCTCTCCCGACGGCGCGGACGATGTCGGGTGCCACCATCCCGGAGACGGGGTCGCCGACGGAGTCGACGGCGACGCTGCCGCTCTCGGAGTCGATGTCGAGACGGACCTCCGCGCGACGTTCGATCTCGCGCATGGTCTCGCCTCCTTCACCGATGAGGACACCGATGCGGTCCTGCGGCACCTTCACGTGCTGCATGGTCCAGGATATCCGACGGAGCGGTTTAAGCGTTCCTTCGTGGCCGTACGTCCGTGTCACCTGTCGACGTCGACCGTCCGGTCGGGCGCGGACAGGGGCCGAGCCGACAGCTGGTCGCGGAGCCACCGACGGTCATCCCCCATTCCCGTCGCGACGATGCGGCCCGCGGCGAGCTCGTGGACGAACGTCCAGCGAGCCTCGACCCGCCGGCCGCTCGGTTCGATGCCCTCGAACGGCGCGCGGTGACAGCCCGTCATGACCGCGCGGACGACGACACGGTCGCCTTCTGCCACCACGTCCCGGACGCTGACGCGGAGGTCGGGGAACGCGTCCCGGTAGGACTGGACGAACGCGACGTACTCGTCGCGTCCCTCGACGTCGTCGCCAGTCCGACGGAAGACGTGGTCGGGAGCGACGAGTTCGCGCGCGACGGCGGCGGTCCGGCGGTCGTCGCCCCAGAGCTGTTCGGCGTGGCGGACAGCAACCTCCCGCGCCTCCGCCGCACTGTCCATGTCGGAGACGACGGGTGTCGCTGTCGCCGCCGGCGTCGCGGGACCGTCGGTCGTGTCGGCCACCGACCGCAGCCCGCCGTCGTCCACCGTGAGCCACGACTCGGCGACGACCGGGTCGCCGTCACGCTCGACGACGCGGGCGATTTCGACGCCACGAATCGTGACGTCCTCGTCCGAGGGCTCTCGTCCGAAGAGCCGCCCCGTGTGACGGCCACGTGCGACCCACACCAGTGCCACCCGGTCGCCTTCGGCCAGGTCCGTCTCGACGTCGAGTTCGAGCCCATCGAGTGCGCTCTTGACTCGTTCGACGTACGCCTCGTACGCCGCCGGCCCCCGGCCGGTCCCGGCTTCGGTGGCGTGGAGCTCGAAGTCGTCGGCGAGGTAGACTCCCGCGGCGGGACTCTCGGTGTTCCACAGCGCCTCGACGGTGCCGCGGACGAGCCGCCGGTTCCGCTCGGCGTCGAGGAAGGCGGTGGCTGCGCGCCCCCCCTCGCGGCGCAACCCGTCGAGGAACGCCGGTCGGCAGTCGAGCTTCGAGGCTGCCGTCAACGGCGCGTCCGCGAGTCGGTCCTCGTCGAGGCCGATGCACCGGACAGCGACCTGCTGGTAGGGCGCCGAGAGCGCGCCCTCCGCGACCCACTCGTTGACCCGCCTGATGAACGCCAACTCCTGGTTGACGGAGAGGTTCCCACCCAGTTCGTTTCGCCGGTCGGCGATGGACGTCAGCGTGGTCGGGACCCCCTCGCGGCGCTGTGGATTGATCCGTACCAGCCAGATTTCCTCGGGCTTCCGCTCCGTCGACACCCCCGCCAGGAGGTCGCGAACGGGTGGGTTCTGTGAGAACAGGCCGTCCCAGTACCGTCGCTCTTCACTCTCGCCTTCGACGCTGACGGCGCTGAACAGTGTCGGGACGGCCGCCGACGCGAGCACCGCATCGATGGTGACCTCCCGCTCGGTGAACGTCCGGAACGTCCCTCGCTCGACGTCGACGGCACCGAGGTGGAGCGTCGGTGCCGTCTCGGGCAGCGTCGCGACGACCCGTGCCAGTTCCTCGGGCGGCACCGCCCGCTCGAGCGCCCGCCGGAGGTACCACGACGTCCACACGGATACTGCCGAGTCGTCGGGGCTCACCACCGGCAGCGGCAGGCCGCCGTCCCGGGCGTGTGCCCACCACACACCGACCCGGTTCGTCGCCGCCACCATCGGGTCCGTCGCCGCGATGTCGTCCCACACCTGTGCGAGGAGGGCCCGTGCCCGTTCGCGACCCGCTTCCTCGCTCGCCTCGCTCACCAGCCCGTACCACGCGAGGAACGCACAGATTCCACCGCCGGACGTCCCCGTCAGCCCCACGATTTCGGCGGCGTCCGGTTCGGTTAGCAGGCGGTCGAGGACCCCCGCGGTGAACGCGGTGTGACTTCCTCCACCCTGACAGGCGACGGCGACACGCCGCCGACTCTCCTCGGTCATGTCTGCTGAGGAAGGTTTCCGAACGGATAGCCCTATCTACGGCCCGTGAGACAGTCTCGGCGGCTGAGACGACGGGGACCTCTCGGAACCGGAACGAGATTCACGACCGCTCGCCCGTCACGTAGTCGTACAGGTCGTCGGGGCTCGTCTCGAGCCCCTGCCGCGTGAAGAAGTTCGCCACGTTTCGGCAGTCGCGTCTGAGGAACTCGTCGGCGTTGCGGTGGTGGACCGTCACGGCCTGGCCGAGGTCGATGACGACGAGTTCGCCGTCGTGGATGATGAGGTTGTACTCCGAGAGGTCGCCGTGGACGAGCCCCGCGGTGTGGAGCCGTCGCATGTACTCGCTCACCACCTCGTACGCCGTCTCGGGGTTCTCGACGTTGACCTCGGCGAGCCGTCGCGCACGGTCTTCGACCAGCCCCACGAGTTCCATGACGAGGACGTTCCGCTCGACGGCGATGGGTTTCGGCACGCGGACGCCGGCCTTCCGGGCGCGTTCGAGGTTCGCGAACTCCTTGCGCGTCCACGCGAGGACGATCTTCGACTTGTCGTTCCCGATGCCCTCGAAGCGTGGGTCGCCGTCGAGGTAGTCGCGCATGTGCTGAAAGTCCGAGGCGTTGATGCGGTAGATCTTGACCGCGATATCGCCGTCTTCGCCGAGCGCCTCGTAGACGTTCGCTTCCTTGCCGGTGGAGATGGGCCCGCCGAAGGCATCGATGTGGCCGTCCTGGACGAGTTTGTAGATGGCGGCGAAGGTGGCGTCGTCGAACACCGACTGCTCGACCTTGAACTGGTCGGCGTCCTTCAGCCGCTTGCGAAACTCGTCGAACTCGCGGTCCCGTTTGCGGGCGATGCGGTCGGCGTCGGTGTCGGAGACGTCGATCTCCTCCCACTCGTCGCCGAACCCCTCCCCCTCGCCCTCCTCGGGTGCGATCAGGCCGAACTCCTCTGTCATCTCCTTCGAGATAGGAGGAGGAACGTGAAAAGCGTGGGTATCGGCGTCAGGGATACCATCGCGCTTCGACGGCGAAACGCACCGCTCCTCGGCGGTGGTCGTCCCGAAAAGCAGCCGTCGACTACTGGATGTGGCCTTCTTCGCGCAACTGGTCCGCCTCGCTCTTCTCGTAGCGCCAGGCGATGTCGCCCTTCTCGTCCTGCCAGTCCCACGGCTCGACGAGCACGACGTCGTCTTCGCGGATCCAGATGCGCTTTTGCATCCGGCCCGGGATGCGAGCGGTGCGCTCGACGCCG from Salinigranum halophilum encodes the following:
- the eif1A gene encoding translation initiation factor eIF-1A, with product MAKDGDETRRDLRMPDEDEVFAVVTDMLGANRVKVRCADGVERTARIPGRMQKRIWIREDDVVLVEPWDWQDEKGDIAWRYEKSEADQLREEGHIQ